A window from Herpetosiphonaceae bacterium encodes these proteins:
- a CDS encoding condensation domain-containing protein, with translation MKHENIADIYKLTPIQQGILFHSLYTPTSGVYFEQFSWTLNQEWVVPVFARAWQYVVDQHPILRTAFFWEDLDEPMQMVQRQARLPFIELDWSDLSPAEQETQLEIYLQRDREQGFDLTEAPLMRVTVIRGGPETFHIVWSYHHLLLDGWSVPLVIQDVFAAYSAMLQGQAPRLSRRRPYRDYLSWLRRQDLDEAQSYWRRILQGFTTRTPLPVDHGAGRSGTAHAYDKSQILLSPEQTEALQTLARQERLTLSTLVHGAWALLLRAYSGERDLVFGTTVSGRPADLAGSETMVGCFINTLPLRVQAQAEQSLRDWLLALQQRQAELRQYAYSPLVDVQRWSDVPPGERLFESIVVFENYPTEAFEESGLRIFQQTNYPLTLVAVPRRSLTLRIGYETRHFDPGTIERLLAQLQALLEDMLDGLDRPLRDIGLMTEAERHTLLVEWNATAAAYPQDACLHTLIEQQAARTPDAVAVVFEAQQLTYAQLNARANQLAHHLRSLGVAPEQRVAVCLPRSADLLVGLLAILKAGGAYLPLDPNYPAARLQFMLQDAAPVVVLTEARVADRLPATTAQVLVLDRAWPTIAACATSNPDAARA, from the coding sequence GTGAAGCATGAGAACATCGCCGACATCTATAAACTCACACCGATCCAGCAAGGCATCCTCTTTCACAGCTTGTATACTCCGACCTCAGGGGTGTACTTCGAGCAGTTTAGCTGGACGCTGAATCAGGAGTGGGTGGTGCCGGTGTTCGCACGCGCCTGGCAGTATGTCGTCGATCAGCATCCAATCCTGCGCACGGCGTTCTTTTGGGAAGATCTCGACGAGCCGATGCAAATGGTCCAGCGGCAGGCCCGTTTGCCGTTCATCGAGCTCGACTGGAGCGACCTGTCGCCTGCGGAGCAGGAGACGCAGCTTGAGATATATCTTCAGCGCGACCGCGAGCAGGGCTTTGATCTGACCGAAGCGCCCTTGATGCGCGTAACGGTGATTCGCGGCGGGCCCGAAACATTCCATATCGTGTGGAGCTACCACCACCTGCTGCTGGATGGCTGGTCGGTGCCGCTGGTGATCCAGGATGTCTTCGCGGCCTACTCGGCGATGCTTCAGGGACAGGCACCACGCCTGAGCCGCCGTCGGCCCTACCGCGACTACCTGAGCTGGCTGCGCAGGCAGGATCTTGACGAGGCCCAGAGCTACTGGCGGCGGATCTTGCAGGGATTTACCACGCGCACGCCGCTGCCGGTCGATCATGGCGCGGGGCGATCGGGCACGGCCCACGCCTACGACAAGAGCCAGATCCTGCTCTCGCCCGAGCAGACCGAAGCGCTCCAAACGCTGGCGCGTCAGGAGCGGCTCACGCTCAGCACGCTGGTCCACGGCGCATGGGCGCTGCTGCTGCGAGCCTACAGCGGCGAGCGCGACCTTGTCTTCGGCACGACTGTCTCCGGTCGTCCGGCTGATCTTGCCGGAAGCGAGACGATGGTCGGCTGCTTCATCAACACGCTGCCGCTGCGCGTCCAGGCGCAGGCGGAGCAAAGCCTGCGCGATTGGCTGCTGGCCTTGCAGCAGCGACAGGCGGAGCTGCGTCAGTACGCTTACAGCCCGCTGGTCGATGTTCAGCGCTGGAGCGATGTACCGCCGGGCGAGCGGCTCTTCGAGAGCATCGTCGTTTTCGAGAACTATCCGACCGAGGCGTTCGAGGAGTCGGGCCTGCGCATCTTCCAGCAGACCAACTATCCATTGACGCTGGTCGCTGTGCCAAGACGATCGCTGACGCTGCGGATCGGCTATGAGACGCGGCACTTCGATCCCGGCACGATCGAGCGGCTGCTGGCGCAGCTTCAGGCGCTGCTTGAGGATATGCTCGACGGGCTGGACCGCCCGCTGCGCGACATCGGTTTGATGACGGAGGCCGAGCGCCACACGCTGCTGGTGGAGTGGAACGCCACGGCGGCGGCCTATCCGCAGGACGCCTGCCTCCATACGCTGATCGAGCAGCAAGCCGCGCGCACCCCCGACGCCGTCGCCGTCGTCTTTGAGGCGCAGCAGCTCACCTACGCCCAGCTCAACGCCCGCGCCAACCAGCTTGCCCACCATCTCCGATCCCTCGGCGTCGCCCCGGAGCAGCGCGTCGCCGTCTGCCTGCCCCGCTCCGCCGATCTGCTCGTCGGCCTGCTCGCCATTCTCAAGGCCGGCGGCGCCTACCTGCCCCTCGATCCCAACTATCCCGCCGCGCGCTTGCAGTTCATGCTTCAGGATGCCGCGCCCGTCGTCGTGCTCACCGAGGCGCGCGTCGCCGACCGCCTGCCCGCCACCACCGCCCAGGTGCTCGTCCTCGACCGCGCCTGGCCGACCATCGCCGCCTGCGCCACCAGCAACCCCGATGCCGCCCGCGCG